DNA from Bacteroidota bacterium:
TATCTAAAACAGTTAACGGAACACTATTAATAAACAGGCCGATCACTTCAGTGATAAATTCCTTCTTTCCATTTAAAACCCGGCTTAAATAACCAAGATCAATGGCTGATTTTATTTCATTCCCGGGTTGAGTGTCTTTTTTAATTCGCATAGAATTTTCGTCCCGGCTTGCGCTATTCAGCAATGAGTTAATTTTCTCTATGAGAAGACCAGGGTCAAAAGGTTTAGCTATGTAGCCATTCATCCCCGCACCCATAAGTTTCTTTATTTCCTGATCCGTTACTCCGGCAGTGAGGGCTATGACCGGAATATCACTCAAAGGATATTCCAGCCTGCTTCTTATATAGGTAGTCGCTTCAACACCATTCATTTCGGGCATATTTATATCCATAAGGATCACATCAAATTTACCCCGACTGATCTTTTCAATTGCCTCACGCCCGTTACTCACTGTTTCAACAACATGACCGGCCGCTTGCAGCACATCAATGCCCAATTGCTGATTCAGTATATTATCATCAGCCAGCAGAATATTCAGATCAGTTAACGCTTTTACCTGCCCGGATACATTACCCTGTTTTACAGGTTTATCAATTTTTACCTCCGCCCTATATGGAATTGCAACAATAAAAGTACTTCCCTTTTCCAATTGGCTTTTCACTGCAATTGTGCCACCCTGCTTCTCGGCTAATTGTTTAACAATAGCGAGCCCAAGTCCGCTTCCGCCGTATTTCCTGTTAATGTCAGTACCTCCCTGTGAGTAAATATTAAATAGCATAGGAATTTTGTCTTTTGCAATTCCAATGCCGGTATCTTTAACTGAAAAAATGAAAAATGTTTTACCTGCTTCATTTTCCCGGCTAATCAACTGTATGGTTATGCGTCCCTTTTCGGTGAATTTCACTGCGTTTCCAACAAGATTGATCAATATCTGGTTTAGCCTGACAGGATCTCCCGAAACAAGTGCAGGCACATTTGCATCAATCCTTTTAATAATCCGTATTCCCTTTTCCTTTGCCTGGAATTTAAGCAGATCAATTACAGAAGAAATAACAGCACGCGGGTCGAATGGAATTTCCTCAAAGACCATTTTATCAGCCTCAAGTCTTCCTATATCAAGAATATCATTAACAACCGCCAGCAGATTTTGACCTGCAGAGTGAATGGCATTAATGTACTTCATTTCCGTTCTCGGAAGATCTTTTTTAAACAGCAATTTCGTGAACCCGGTAATGGCGTTCAAAGGTGTTCTCAACTCATGACTCATGCTTGCAAAAAAAACCTCTTTTGATTTACGCAATTCGACTTCATCTTTTTTTGCCTTCTTGAGTTCCTTTTCCAGCCGGATGCGCTCTGTAATATCCTGCGAAAGCCCGACAACGTAGGACGGTTTTCCCGGGTTATCTATACGTACATTCCGATATGCCCAATAACGATCTTTTCCTGTTGCTGAAATAACGTGCATTACGCCTTCAGTTACTTTTTGGGTCGCGATCTGTTTAAGGTAATCGCCGAACATTGTCTTCAAATAGGGAGCGAGCAGTTCAGAAAGATTCACGCCGATGAGACTATCCTCAGTGCGCTCCATTGATCTTGCGGAGGCAGGATTCAACGATAGAATGTTGCCTTCCATGTCATGCGTACAAAATAAACCCTCGGTATGATTGAATATTTCGCGATAATAACGTTCACTTACCTCCATCTGCATTCTTTGCTGCCTGAGTTCAAAATGCAGCACAACCTGCCCTGCGAGCGTTTCCAATCCTCTTTTCTGTGATAGTGTCAGCTTCCTGGGCACTGTATCAACTATACACAATGAACCCAGAGTTTGTCCTTCTGAATTGATCAGCGACATTCCGGTATAAAAACGAATATGCGGATAACCCTTAACCAAAGGGAAAACGCTTATCAGCTTGTGCATCTCTCACCTCAAAGATTCCCTTAGCCTTCTCGGTATATTGGCAAAAGGAAGCGCATTGTGCGGTGCCCTTAATGTTCAATCCGTAATTAGATATCAGACGCTGCCCGCTTTTATCGGAAAGTGTGATGACTGATATTGGAGCGTCGCATATAAAGGCTGCCAGCTTTGTAAGTGGACCCAGCTTTTCTTTCTGCTCGGCCTCTCCAAGGTAATAATTTCCAAGTTGAAACGGGGTGGCACTTTTGGCGGTTAGGATAGCAGTTTTCATATCTGAGCGGCTTATGTTAAATGATCGTTTGAAGTTCCAAACTATTCATTATTAAATTTAACTTGTATACGCAAGTGTATGGCGAATGTTGGTTTTAATATGCGCAAAAGAACGCCATTTCTTACATCGGTCATATATTATATAAAATACATAGCCGGCTTACAGGAAAAGCATAAATTTGAGATCATGATCACCTGGCAAAAAAAAGAAAATTGAAAATGTTCATTTAAATGGAAAACAAATTCCCCGTGCAGATCTTTATTCTTGAAGATGATCCTGTATATGCTAAAACCATTCAGCTCGGATTAGAGGATAATGACAATTATAACATCACTCATTTTGTAAATGGCGAAGATTTTCTTAAAGCGCTTCATGCAAAGCCCGATATTGTTACAATTGATTTTAATCTTCCTGATCATAATGGCCTGGAAATTCTTAAAAAAGTTACACGTATTGATAAGAATATTATTCCTTTAATTATAAGCGGCCAATCTGAAGTAGAAATAGTGGTTCAGTGTTATAAGAACGGGGCTAAGGATTACATTATAAAAAAAGCGGACAGCCTTATACAGGTACTTAATTCAATTAAAAATTTAAGTGCGAATGTACGCTTAAGGAAAGAGGTTGAATCGCTGCAAAAAAAAATAGGTGACAGGCAAAAGTATTATAAGATCATAGGTGAAAGCAAGGCGATACTGAACGTACTTCGACTGATCCAGAAAGTTGAAAAAACAAACATGATGGTACTTGTTACCGGAGAAAGCGGTACAGGGAAAGAATTAATAGGCAAGGCGATTCATTACAATTCTCCCAGGAAAGGAGCTGCATATATTGCAGTGAACATGGCTGCAATACCTGAAGACCTGATAGAAAGTGAACTTTTTGGACATGAGAAAGGCGCATTTACCGGCGCGGAAGCCCGCAGAATCGGCAAATTTGAAGAAGCGAATAAAGGAAGCTTATTCCTTGACGAAATAGGTGACATGAGTCTGCACCTGCAAACCCGCTTATTACGTGTGCTGCAGGAGAAAAAAATCACCCGGGTTGGAAGTAACAAAGAAATTGAACTCGATGTGCGTGTTATTGCGGCGACAAACAAAAACTTAAATTCTCTTGTTAAAGAAGGTAAGTTCAGAGAAGACCTGTACTACCGGCTCCAGGGCTTTTTGATCACCCTGCCTCTTCTAAAAGAAAGGGAAAATGATGTGATCATTCTGGCCAAATATTTTTTGAAAGAATTCTGTTCACAGAACGGTATCTGAACCAAATCATTTGACAAGGAAGTTTTTGAAACTCTGCTCAGACACCAATGGCCCGGAAATATCAGAGAATTGAAAGCAGTTGTTGAACGTGCGGCAATTATTTCAGAAACCGATATCATCAGGAACGAGGATATTATTTTTTCTGAAACATGATCCTGTTCAGATTATTACTCCTTCCTGATGAGTTTAGTAAATACTTTGCATCCACTGGCATCCCAAAAATTTACGATGTAATTTCCATTCATTAATCCTGAATAGCCTGAGTAAGTATATGTATTATTCCCTTCACTGCAATTGAACACATCTTCTTTAACTACCTTTCCATCCGGACTTGTTATTTTCATATTTAATACTATTTCCTTTTTACAATTGAGATCAATACTGAATTCTTTATTGAATGGATTGGGGTATGCTTTGGCCAATTCAAATGATTCATCAATTTGTTTAGAGAAGTTGATCGCAGTTAAGCTAAATGATTCTGTTTTACCATCGAAATCAGTTTGTTTTATCCTGTAATAGGAGGTTCCCGGCGACGGACTTTCATCAATCACTGAGTAACTTTTTTTACCCGAGGTGGTACCGGGACTTTTCACCATAGCAACAGTTTCGAAATCCGCACGGTCAACCGTACGCTCAACGGTAAAAAAATCATTGTTTATTTCTGAGGCAGTGGTCCATTTTATATATACCTTATTTCCTTCACATACAGCATTAAACTCAATAAGCTCAATTGGAAGCGGGTTTATAATATTTTTGCTGGCAATAATATATTCATTTCTCCCTGTCTGGCCATTTTTAAATAAAGAATTGTTTGCAACATTGAGTGTGGCCAACAGATCGAGCCATACGGATATGGTATTGTCAGTGCGACTAAGCAACCCGAGAAATAACCCGTCATGCACACCCGGATGCCCCTTATAACTATAGGTAACACTGTAGGTTTCACCGGTAGAATTGACAATAAAAATACCATAATAATGTATTTGACTCAGCTTGACATACCCGGTTGGCAGACTTAATGTATTCGGAATAGTGTCTATTCTGTATATATGTAGCCCGGCCGGAGCTGAACTGAAATTATTAACGGTAAGCGAATCTCCAAAGACAGGATCTTTCATTGAAGCAGAAGAACTGCCATATGCGTAATAACTTGCATCACCGACGGGCGCACCTGAAAATGTGATACTTGTATTTACACTGGTTCCGTTTCTGTAATTTGAAGTAAGGTCGGTTACAACTGATCCGGAGGTTTCATTCATCCTCCAGTATCCGGCAAGCCCCGTTTCATTTCCCACAAGTTTTCTGCACATTATGCTCCGAACCTGTTCCTGGGTAAGTGCGGAGTTCCAAATTGAAACTTCATCAATATCTCCATTAAATCTCCGGTAACTGTTACCTGAATTTGCCGACTTGCCAAAAACAAGTTTAAAATTCCCCTGTAAATTATTTATATCTCCTGTAAAGACTGTACGCGCTTCAAGAATACCATTGACATATAAATTAATAAAGCCTCCGTCATAAACTCCGGCAACATGATACCATTTTCCTTCTGAGGGATTAGTGGTACTCTGAACAAATGACCTTTCCGAGAATTTGTTTTGGATGGCAAATTCGAATTGAGAGTTGCTATTGTTATGCTGAAGCCAGAATTGGCCGGCATCTCCACTGCCACTGCTATTGTTCAAAGTAATTACATTCGCCCAGGAACCTGCAACGGATTTGCTTCCCCATTTAACCCATGTTGCCACTGACATTGTATTTCCTGATGACAAATTCAAATCGTTGTCCGTAAAAATCACACCTGTAGTAAGCCCATTAAACGTCAGGCAATTTCCGGAATTAAAGGAGGCCGATTGAGCTGATGGAAGCTCAGGCTGCGACATGATTAAAAACAAAATAAGAGCAGACACGGTCATGCCAAATGTGGCCAGCAAAATTTTAACAGAAGTTTTTATCTTTTGCTTTGTTGCGGGTTTAAGTTTAGTTTTCATGGCCCCAAAATTTAATGGTTAAATCAATTAAGGCGCATTGTCATTTTGTGCATCACTGATGCCTTACGCAATATTACTTCATCTATTTCCTAATAATCATACAACTCATCATTGCACATAACAGATGTAAGATTTATGGCCATTATTGCCGGGTTGCATGGGCACTGAATAATGTCATTCTGTTTTCACAGCAATTCCAAGGACCATTTCCAATTCCGGACAATAAACAGGTACCTGATCAAAATCAGTTC
Protein-coding regions in this window:
- a CDS encoding LamG domain-containing protein encodes the protein MKTKLKPATKQKIKTSVKILLATFGMTVSALILFLIMSQPELPSAQSASFNSGNCLTFNGLTTGVIFTDNDLNLSSGNTMSVATWVKWGSKSVAGSWANVITLNNSSGSGDAGQFWLQHNNSNSQFEFAIQNKFSERSFVQSTTNPSEGKWYHVAGVYDGGFINLYVNGILEARTVFTGDINNLQGNFKLVFGKSANSGNSYRRFNGDIDEVSIWNSALTQEQVRSIMCRKLVGNETGLAGYWRMNETSGSVVTDLTSNYRNGTSVNTSITFSGAPVGDASYYAYGSSSASMKDPVFGDSLTVNNFSSAPAGLHIYRIDTIPNTLSLPTGYVKLSQIHYYGIFIVNSTGETYSVTYSYKGHPGVHDGLFLGLLSRTDNTISVWLDLLATLNVANNSLFKNGQTGRNEYIIASKNIINPLPIELIEFNAVCEGNKVYIKWTTASEINNDFFTVERTVDRADFETVAMVKSPGTTSGKKSYSVIDESPSPGTSYYRIKQTDFDGKTESFSLTAINFSKQIDESFELAKAYPNPFNKEFSIDLNCKKEIVLNMKITSPDGKVVKEDVFNCSEGNNTYTYSGYSGLMNGNYIVNFWDASGCKVFTKLIRKE
- a CDS encoding response regulator produces the protein MHKLISVFPLVKGYPHIRFYTGMSLINSEGQTLGSLCIVDTVPRKLTLSQKRGLETLAGQVVLHFELRQQRMQMEVSERYYREIFNHTEGLFCTHDMEGNILSLNPASARSMERTEDSLIGVNLSELLAPYLKTMFGDYLKQIATQKVTEGVMHVISATGKDRYWAYRNVRIDNPGKPSYVVGLSQDITERIRLEKELKKAKKDEVELRKSKEVFFASMSHELRTPLNAITGFTKLLFKKDLPRTEMKYINAIHSAGQNLLAVVNDILDIGRLEADKMVFEEIPFDPRAVISSVIDLLKFQAKEKGIRIIKRIDANVPALVSGDPVRLNQILINLVGNAVKFTEKGRITIQLISRENEAGKTFFIFSVKDTGIGIAKDKIPMLFNIYSQGGTDINRKYGGSGLGLAIVKQLAEKQGGTIAVKSQLEKGSTFIVAIPYRAEVKIDKPVKQGNVSGQVKALTDLNILLADDNILNQQLGIDVLQAAGHVVETVSNGREAIEKISRGKFDVILMDINMPEMNGVEATTYIRSRLEYPLSDIPVIALTAGVTDQEIKKLMGAGMNGYIAKPFDPGLLIEKINSLLNSASRDENSMRIKKDTQPGNEIKSAIDLGYLSRVLNGKKEFITEVIGLFINSVPLTVLDIETSYKSKNWEELRRAAHKIRSSLTTMGMEKTAALAEAIETDAGREGNKVMMAPTIMALSIQCSNAIRDLRKKMIKLS
- a CDS encoding sigma-54-dependent Fis family transcriptional regulator, with amino-acid sequence MENKFPVQIFILEDDPVYAKTIQLGLEDNDNYNITHFVNGEDFLKALHAKPDIVTIDFNLPDHNGLEILKKVTRIDKNIIPLIISGQSEVEIVVQCYKNGAKDYIIKKADSLIQVLNSIKNLSANVRLRKEVESLQKKIGDRQKYYKIIGESKAILNVLRLIQKVEKTNMMVLVTGESGTGKELIGKAIHYNSPRKGAAYIAVNMAAIPEDLIESELFGHEKGAFTGAEARRIGKFEEANKGSLFLDEIGDMSLHLQTRLLRVLQEKKITRVGSNKEIELDVRVIAATNKNLNSLVKEGKFREDLYYRLQGFLITLPLLKERENDVIILAKYFLKEFCSQNGI